One Azospirillum lipoferum 4B DNA segment encodes these proteins:
- a CDS encoding glycoside hydrolase family 2 protein produces MARIRSVTGRRITALTEGWDLTLLPPGGAEEGVAAAVAVPVAAAVPGTAAQALQAAGLWSLDDPLPLHDKDIVYRTRLTGHGPRNLRFHGLATIAEVRLDGERILTSDSMFLAHEVPVMLDGEAELSIRFHALHPVLAAKKGRARWRPKLAEPAALRFVRTTLLGHMPGWCPPVHAVGPYRPVELVEETAPVRVLGADLRSSFDGRDGWLSLRLTVDGMSSDMTGSVEVAGQVAPLRFDGIDGLHADMTLPEVEPWWPHTHGEPVLHGVVARIATPGGKVEVDLGRVGFRSLAVDRGADGNGLALLVNGERVFCRGGCWVPVDPVGLSAERAVYEPELRRMRDAGANMVRVGGTMLYEGDAFFELCDELGILVWQDAMFANFDYPSDPAFLESVRAEIAQLLDRTQASPSLAVLCGGSEMEQQAAMLGLPRAVWTQEALAGAIAEEATARRPDLIQIANSPSGGPLPFAANAGVTHYYGVGAYMRPLEDARRADVRFAAECLAFSNLPEDDPLGVPALHHPRWKERVPRDPGASWDFEDVREHYLEALYGVDPRRLRHEDPDRYRRLSRAVTGEVMQAVFDEWRRAGSGCAGGLVWQWRDPWPGAGWGVVAADGTPKPAWHALKRAFRPLRVILADEGVNGLAVHLVNDTARPVEALLRLTAWRDGTVPVLKAERPVILPARAAVMLPAAAMTDRFFDTTYTYRFGPIPHDVVSAQLLPAERDAEPIDESHYFPKGRSLPRADLGLTAAVERQGDGWALRLATRRLACSVHVEDGRFRAEDAWFHLSPGAERVVRLRPRTCAGDGVPDGEVHALNALAPVRYRGDA; encoded by the coding sequence ATGGCGCGCATCCGATCGGTCACGGGACGGCGGATCACCGCGCTGACGGAGGGATGGGACCTGACCCTGCTGCCGCCCGGCGGCGCGGAGGAGGGCGTGGCTGCCGCCGTGGCTGTCCCCGTGGCCGCCGCAGTGCCTGGAACCGCGGCGCAGGCCCTGCAGGCGGCCGGGCTGTGGTCGCTGGACGATCCGCTTCCGCTGCATGACAAGGATATCGTTTACCGGACCCGGCTGACCGGCCACGGTCCGCGCAACTTGCGCTTCCACGGCCTCGCCACCATCGCGGAGGTGCGGCTGGACGGGGAGCGCATCCTGACCTCCGACAGCATGTTCCTCGCCCATGAGGTGCCGGTGATGCTGGACGGGGAGGCGGAGCTGTCCATCCGCTTCCACGCCCTGCATCCGGTGCTGGCGGCGAAAAAAGGCCGCGCCCGCTGGCGGCCGAAGCTGGCCGAACCGGCGGCGCTGCGCTTCGTCCGCACCACTTTGCTGGGCCATATGCCGGGCTGGTGCCCGCCGGTCCATGCGGTCGGCCCCTACCGCCCGGTGGAATTGGTTGAGGAGACTGCTCCCGTCCGTGTGCTGGGCGCCGACCTGCGCAGCAGCTTTGACGGTCGCGACGGGTGGCTATCGCTCCGCCTGACGGTGGACGGTATGTCGTCCGACATGACCGGTTCGGTCGAGGTGGCCGGGCAGGTCGCGCCGCTCCGCTTCGACGGCATCGACGGGCTGCATGCTGACATGACTCTGCCGGAGGTGGAGCCTTGGTGGCCGCACACCCATGGCGAGCCGGTGCTGCATGGCGTGGTCGCGCGGATCGCCACGCCGGGGGGCAAGGTGGAGGTCGATCTGGGCCGCGTCGGCTTCCGCTCCCTGGCGGTGGACCGGGGAGCGGACGGCAATGGCTTGGCCCTGCTGGTGAATGGCGAGCGGGTGTTCTGCCGCGGCGGCTGCTGGGTGCCGGTCGATCCGGTCGGCCTATCGGCGGAGCGCGCCGTCTACGAGCCCGAGTTGCGGCGGATGCGCGATGCCGGCGCCAACATGGTCCGCGTCGGCGGCACCATGCTGTATGAGGGCGACGCCTTCTTCGAGCTGTGCGACGAGCTGGGCATCCTGGTCTGGCAGGACGCCATGTTCGCCAATTTCGATTATCCCAGCGATCCGGCCTTTCTTGAGAGCGTGCGGGCGGAGATCGCGCAGCTTCTCGACCGCACCCAGGCCTCGCCCTCCTTGGCGGTGCTGTGCGGCGGCAGCGAGATGGAGCAGCAGGCGGCCATGCTCGGCCTGCCCCGCGCCGTCTGGACGCAAGAAGCACTGGCGGGAGCGATTGCGGAAGAGGCGACGGCGCGGCGGCCCGACCTGATCCAGATCGCGAACTCCCCCAGCGGCGGGCCGTTGCCCTTCGCCGCCAATGCCGGGGTGACCCATTACTACGGCGTCGGCGCTTATATGAGACCGCTAGAGGATGCCCGGCGGGCCGACGTGCGCTTTGCCGCCGAATGCCTCGCCTTCTCGAACCTGCCGGAGGACGACCCGCTCGGTGTCCCGGCGCTCCATCATCCCCGCTGGAAGGAGCGGGTTCCGCGCGATCCCGGCGCCTCCTGGGATTTCGAGGATGTGCGGGAGCATTACCTGGAGGCGCTCTACGGCGTCGATCCGCGCCGCCTGCGCCATGAAGACCCCGACCGCTACCGCCGCCTGTCCCGCGCGGTGACGGGGGAGGTGATGCAGGCGGTGTTCGACGAATGGCGGCGCGCCGGGTCCGGCTGCGCCGGCGGGCTGGTCTGGCAATGGCGCGACCCCTGGCCGGGGGCCGGCTGGGGCGTGGTCGCCGCCGACGGTACGCCGAAGCCGGCCTGGCATGCGCTGAAACGTGCCTTCCGTCCGCTGCGCGTCATCCTGGCCGACGAGGGGGTGAACGGTCTGGCCGTGCATCTGGTCAACGACACCGCCCGGCCGGTGGAGGCGCTGCTGCGGTTGACGGCCTGGCGCGACGGGACGGTTCCGGTGCTGAAGGCGGAGCGGCCGGTGATCCTGCCGGCGCGGGCGGCGGTTATGCTCCCCGCCGCGGCGATGACCGACCGCTTTTTTGACACGACGTACACCTACAGGTTTGGACCGATCCCACACGATGTGGTGTCGGCGCAATTGCTGCCGGCCGAAAGGGACGCGGAACCGATCGATGAATCTCACTATTTTCCGAAGGGCCGCTCGCTGCCGCGCGCGGATCTCGGCCTGACGGCGGCGGTGGAGCGGCAGGGCGACGGCTGGGCGTTGCGGCTTGCCACCCGGCGGCTTGCCTGTTCGGTTCATGTGGAGGATGGGCGGTTTCGGGCGGAGGATGCCTGGTTCCACCTGTCCCCCGGCGCCGAACGGGTGGTCCGCCTGCGGCCGCGTACCTGCGCGGGCGATGGGGTGCCGGATGGCGAGGTCCATGCGCTGAACGCGCTGGCGCCCGTCCGTTACAGGGGGGACGCATGA
- a CDS encoding DUF1839 family protein: MWTRHQPDGHDRHPLHQGERIWLETNCYVDLWIEALHARGLDPLAMLGFTVTQDFEGDQFTFFKVPLEDLETLYGLRVQELAIYDSVETHVAEQLNRDPDGGLVLVEVDGFHLPDTRGTSYGTTHVKTTVGIVRIDPAARTMDYFHNAGFHRLDGADYEGVATAAAGPLFPYVEFVKPAQPALEGRALRDASLALLRRHLARRPAENPIAAYRAAFPEHLERLLSRPMEYFHLYAFNLLRQLGANFELLGAHVRWLDGPAEAEEACRIISQGAKAMQFQLARTVARRKAPDLSDGFDRMERAYDTALGALARHCG, from the coding sequence ATGTGGACCCGGCACCAGCCCGACGGCCACGACCGCCATCCCCTGCACCAGGGCGAGCGGATCTGGCTGGAGACCAACTGCTACGTCGATCTGTGGATCGAGGCGCTGCATGCCCGCGGGCTCGACCCGCTGGCGATGCTCGGCTTCACCGTCACCCAGGATTTCGAGGGCGACCAGTTCACCTTCTTCAAGGTGCCGCTGGAGGATCTGGAAACGCTGTACGGCCTGCGCGTGCAGGAACTGGCGATCTACGACAGCGTCGAAACCCATGTCGCGGAGCAGCTGAACCGCGATCCGGATGGCGGGCTGGTGCTGGTGGAGGTCGACGGCTTTCACCTGCCGGACACCCGCGGCACCTCCTATGGCACCACCCATGTCAAGACCACGGTCGGCATCGTCCGCATCGACCCGGCGGCGCGGACCATGGACTATTTCCACAATGCCGGCTTCCACCGGCTGGATGGGGCCGATTACGAGGGGGTCGCCACCGCGGCGGCCGGGCCGCTGTTTCCCTATGTGGAGTTCGTCAAGCCGGCGCAGCCGGCGCTGGAAGGCCGGGCGCTGAGGGACGCGTCGCTGGCGCTTTTGCGCCGCCACCTCGCCCGCCGGCCGGCGGAGAACCCCATTGCGGCCTACCGCGCCGCTTTCCCGGAGCATCTGGAGCGGCTGCTGTCGCGGCCGATGGAGTATTTCCACCTCTACGCCTTCAACCTGCTGCGCCAGCTCGGCGCCAATTTCGAGCTGCTGGGCGCCCATGTCCGCTGGCTCGACGGGCCGGCGGAGGCGGAGGAGGCCTGCCGGATCATCTCCCAGGGCGCCAAGGCGATGCAGTTCCAGCTGGCCCGGACGGTTGCCCGGCGCAAGGCGCCCGACCTGAGCGACGGCTTCGACCGGATGGAGCGGGCCTACGACACCGCCCTGGGCGCACTGGCCCGGCATTGCGGGTGA
- a CDS encoding amino acid--[acyl-carrier-protein] ligase, translating into MNMVDIRAAQAAYRDELVAAGLLIPTGVDGLYGRSGVFEEVVERFDALVTRWGGADGAEAMRFPPALNRQYFEESDYLKSFPHLAGTIHSFGGDEKAHRTLLRRLEEGQDWTEDQVATDVVMTPAACYPVYPTVARRGALPDGGRLIDVFSYCFRHEPSIDPARMQMFRMREYIRIGTPEQVVEFRELWLERGRGMMASLEMPLDIDVANDPFFGRAGAMLSSSQREQKLKFELLIPVTSTEQPTACLSFNYHQDHFGHIWDIRTADGGVAHTACVGFGMERVALALFRHHGFDPAGWPAAVRKVLWG; encoded by the coding sequence ATGAACATGGTCGACATCCGGGCGGCCCAGGCGGCCTATCGCGACGAGCTGGTGGCGGCCGGACTGCTGATCCCCACCGGCGTGGACGGCCTCTATGGCCGCAGCGGCGTTTTCGAGGAGGTGGTGGAGCGCTTCGACGCGCTGGTCACCCGCTGGGGCGGTGCCGACGGGGCGGAGGCGATGCGCTTCCCGCCGGCCCTGAACCGCCAATACTTCGAGGAAAGCGACTATCTGAAGAGCTTCCCCCATCTGGCCGGCACCATCCACAGCTTCGGCGGCGACGAGAAGGCGCACCGCACCCTGCTGCGCCGGCTGGAGGAGGGGCAGGACTGGACCGAGGATCAGGTCGCGACCGACGTGGTGATGACGCCGGCCGCCTGCTATCCGGTCTATCCGACCGTCGCCCGGCGCGGCGCGCTGCCCGATGGCGGCAGACTGATCGACGTCTTCTCCTACTGCTTCCGGCACGAACCGTCCATCGACCCGGCCCGCATGCAGATGTTCCGCATGCGCGAATACATCCGCATCGGCACGCCGGAGCAGGTCGTGGAGTTCCGCGAGCTGTGGCTGGAGCGCGGGCGCGGGATGATGGCCTCGCTGGAGATGCCGCTGGACATCGACGTCGCCAACGATCCCTTCTTCGGCCGGGCCGGCGCCATGCTGTCGAGCAGCCAGCGCGAACAGAAGCTGAAGTTCGAGCTGCTGATCCCCGTCACCAGCACGGAGCAGCCGACCGCCTGCCTCAGCTTCAACTATCACCAGGACCATTTCGGCCATATCTGGGACATCCGTACCGCCGACGGCGGCGTCGCCCACACGGCTTGCGTCGGCTTCGGGATGGAGCGGGTGGCGCTGGCGCTGTTCCGCCACCACGGCTTCGACCCGGCCGGCTGGCCGGCGGCGGTCCGCAAAGTGCTGTGGGGCTGA
- a CDS encoding acyl-CoA dehydrogenase family protein, with translation MNATPAGAAPSLSARARAIGADIAAPHADAVDRDSRFPGEAIDALRRDRLLGAMVPAELGGGGASLFEVAAACHALARGCAATGMIYAMHQIQVACLVNHGSNEGSNGWHRELMARMAAEQLLLGSATTEAETGGDIRNSVCAVEADREAGEGRFTLAKNASVISYGDQSDVILVTARRNPDAPSSDQVLVVLTRDDYRLEKTLLWDAMGMRGTCSDGYRLEAAGVTDQILPLPYADLSARTMLPVTHILWSSTWLGIAADAVSRARAFVRSEARRKPGTTPACAVRLAEATAKLQQMKTVILTAIRQYELACGSPELLTSLSFATAMATLKVTTSELVREVVEAAIRTCGLAGYRNDTPYSLGRHLRDAHSAALMIGNDRIMSHIATQLLVQRDGSGPFE, from the coding sequence GTGAACGCCACCCCGGCCGGCGCGGCTCCGAGCCTCTCGGCCCGCGCGCGCGCCATCGGGGCGGACATCGCCGCACCCCACGCCGACGCGGTGGACCGGGATAGCCGCTTCCCCGGCGAGGCCATCGACGCCCTGCGCCGGGACCGGTTGCTGGGCGCCATGGTGCCGGCGGAACTCGGCGGCGGCGGCGCCTCGCTGTTCGAGGTGGCGGCGGCCTGCCATGCGCTGGCCCGCGGCTGTGCCGCCACCGGGATGATCTATGCCATGCACCAGATCCAGGTCGCCTGTCTGGTCAATCACGGCAGTAATGAGGGCAGCAACGGCTGGCACCGCGAGCTGATGGCGCGCATGGCGGCCGAACAGCTGCTTCTCGGCTCCGCCACGACGGAGGCCGAGACCGGCGGCGACATCCGCAACAGCGTCTGCGCCGTCGAGGCGGATCGGGAAGCCGGGGAGGGCCGTTTCACCCTGGCGAAGAACGCCTCGGTCATCTCCTACGGCGACCAGTCGGACGTGATCCTGGTCACCGCCCGGCGCAATCCCGACGCGCCATCGTCGGATCAGGTGCTGGTGGTGCTGACCCGCGACGATTACCGGCTGGAGAAGACCTTGCTCTGGGACGCGATGGGGATGCGCGGCACCTGTTCCGACGGCTACCGGCTGGAGGCGGCGGGCGTTACCGACCAGATCCTGCCGCTGCCCTACGCCGATTTGTCGGCCCGGACCATGCTGCCGGTCACCCATATCCTGTGGAGCAGCACCTGGCTCGGCATCGCCGCCGACGCGGTCAGCCGCGCCCGCGCCTTCGTCCGGTCGGAGGCCAGGCGCAAGCCCGGCACCACCCCGGCCTGCGCCGTGCGGCTGGCCGAGGCGACGGCGAAGCTGCAGCAGATGAAGACGGTCATCCTGACCGCCATCCGCCAGTATGAGCTGGCCTGCGGCTCGCCGGAGCTGCTGACCAGCCTGTCCTTCGCCACGGCGATGGCCACGCTGAAGGTCACCACGTCGGAGCTGGTGCGCGAGGTGGTGGAGGCGGCGATCCGCACCTGCGGGCTGGCCGGCTACCGCAACGACACGCCCTACAGCCTGGGCCGCCACCTGCGCGATGCCCACTCCGCCGCCCTCATGATCGGCAACGACCGCATCATGTCGCACATCGCCACGCAGCTTCTCGTCCAGCGGGACGGGTCGGGGCCATTCGAATGA
- a CDS encoding acyl carrier protein: MIAGIRSVLAECGGLAVDAGRLAVDDDLYAAGLTSHGCVGLMLGLEEQFDVEFPEKLLNRRTFESIAAIRDAVRGLIDGGEA; this comes from the coding sequence ATGATCGCCGGCATCCGTTCGGTCCTGGCCGAATGCGGCGGACTGGCGGTCGATGCCGGCAGGCTCGCCGTCGATGACGATCTCTATGCCGCCGGCCTCACCTCTCATGGTTGTGTCGGCCTGATGCTGGGGCTGGAGGAGCAGTTCGACGTCGAGTTTCCGGAAAAGCTGCTGAACCGCCGCACCTTCGAGAGCATCGCGGCGATCCGCGACGCGGTGCGCGGCCTGATCGATGGGGGCGAGGCGTGA
- a CDS encoding methyl-accepting chemotaxis protein produces the protein MPTAAPALPQHVPGPSGSNPTPGNRRRLGVRAKLLLAFAAMAAMTVAASAVGLMSFSAVERPMAQITHTSLPEMELATRLAGESSRIATAAPALDGADSQEERERIQAEARERSRAFLALVDELAARRPQDPLLSEVRDTGNALIATLDRVNDGVAARLSLRDRREAASARLAQAYDGFIKTLAPLVEGAGQSLQDKGMALDGGTDSDMGALSDAVRSMIVLYDLRGGIAAALDAMNRSGTAPDAKTIGELQQAYLEASSQVTGTLGMLGDRLPADMAGKIDTLFLFGYGKDNVFELRRAALDGTENSGGAVDRRLAERLGAARAQAAGLLDGLKAPLRKVQSDIKRTSFDVRSRIQESTQDLLGPGLDRFRTHLELSTHGTALAGALNEAAQAADAARLALLEKRFITEAIALDQRIVKLADTEMGNADKAEGAEDAAGNAVIAALAKALAAFGRGEDGIVALRRAELAATADTDRVLAENRLLAQSFAATVDRKIAAMRDEAKTAIAGTDGTIAAGRQMLILFAVGSLVGAVALAWLVVGRHIVARLSALSDAMRAIAAGDLNASIPAAGSDEIGDMTRALTIFRDTANAAREANARAEAERGRAAGERRRAMIEMAENFETSVRSVLDRVAQAAGEMQDMAERMTRSADLTAGEATTAAGSSQQAEGNVKAVAAATEELSASIQEIGSQVHASSQIARKAAEEAERTDRTVEGLAQTAGRIGEVVGLIQSIAGQTNLLALNATIEAARAGEAGKGFAVVASEVKGLATQTAKATEEISAQIAAMQSVTQEAVDAIRSIAGTIREVNEIAATIAAAVEQQSAATREIARNVGEAADSTQHVRGNIDSVADAARESGESANRVLSASSTVQDQLRTLSGQVDALVEEMRAA, from the coding sequence ATGCCCACCGCCGCTCCTGCCCTCCCGCAGCATGTTCCCGGCCCGTCCGGCAGCAATCCAACCCCGGGCAACCGGCGCCGTCTGGGCGTTCGGGCCAAGCTGCTGCTGGCCTTTGCCGCCATGGCGGCGATGACGGTGGCGGCCAGCGCCGTCGGGCTGATGTCCTTTTCCGCCGTCGAGCGGCCGATGGCGCAGATCACCCATACCAGCCTGCCGGAGATGGAACTGGCGACCCGGCTGGCCGGCGAGAGCAGCCGCATCGCCACCGCCGCCCCGGCCCTGGACGGCGCCGACAGCCAGGAGGAGCGCGAGCGCATCCAGGCCGAGGCGCGCGAACGCTCCCGCGCCTTCCTGGCGCTGGTCGACGAACTGGCCGCCCGCCGTCCGCAGGATCCGCTGCTGTCGGAGGTGCGGGACACCGGAAACGCGCTGATCGCCACGCTGGACCGCGTCAACGACGGGGTCGCCGCCCGCCTGTCCCTGCGCGACCGGCGCGAGGCGGCGTCGGCGCGTCTGGCCCAGGCCTATGACGGCTTCATCAAGACGCTGGCGCCGCTGGTGGAGGGTGCCGGACAGTCCCTGCAGGACAAGGGCATGGCGCTGGATGGCGGAACCGACAGCGACATGGGGGCGCTGTCGGATGCGGTGCGGTCGATGATCGTACTCTACGACCTGCGCGGCGGCATCGCCGCTGCGCTCGACGCCATGAACCGCTCCGGCACCGCGCCGGACGCCAAGACCATCGGCGAGTTGCAGCAGGCCTATCTGGAAGCCTCCTCCCAGGTGACGGGCACGCTCGGCATGCTGGGCGACCGGCTGCCGGCCGACATGGCGGGGAAGATCGACACGCTGTTCCTCTTCGGATACGGCAAGGACAATGTCTTCGAACTGCGCCGGGCGGCGCTGGACGGTACCGAGAACAGCGGCGGGGCGGTCGACCGGCGGCTGGCGGAAAGGCTGGGCGCGGCACGGGCGCAGGCGGCCGGCTTGCTCGACGGGCTGAAGGCGCCGCTGCGCAAGGTGCAGAGCGACATCAAGCGCACCAGCTTCGACGTCCGCTCCCGCATCCAGGAGTCGACCCAGGACCTGCTGGGCCCCGGCCTGGACCGCTTCCGCACCCATCTGGAACTGTCGACCCACGGCACCGCCCTGGCCGGCGCGCTGAACGAAGCGGCGCAGGCCGCCGACGCCGCCCGGCTGGCTCTGCTGGAAAAGCGCTTCATCACCGAGGCCATCGCGCTCGACCAGCGCATCGTCAAGCTGGCCGACACCGAAATGGGCAACGCGGACAAGGCCGAAGGTGCCGAGGATGCCGCCGGCAACGCGGTCATCGCCGCCCTGGCCAAGGCGCTGGCCGCCTTCGGCCGGGGGGAGGACGGCATCGTCGCCCTGCGCCGCGCCGAATTGGCGGCAACTGCCGACACCGACCGGGTGCTGGCGGAAAACCGGCTGCTGGCGCAGAGCTTCGCCGCCACCGTCGACCGCAAGATCGCCGCAATGCGGGACGAAGCCAAGACCGCCATCGCCGGTACCGACGGCACCATCGCCGCCGGCCGCCAAATGCTGATCCTGTTCGCCGTCGGCAGTCTGGTCGGCGCGGTGGCGCTGGCCTGGCTGGTGGTGGGGCGCCACATCGTCGCCCGGCTCAGCGCACTGTCGGACGCTATGCGCGCCATCGCGGCCGGCGACCTGAACGCCTCCATCCCCGCCGCAGGATCCGACGAGATCGGCGACATGACCCGTGCGCTGACCATCTTCCGCGATACCGCCAATGCCGCCCGCGAGGCCAATGCCCGCGCCGAGGCCGAGCGCGGCCGTGCCGCCGGCGAGCGCCGCCGGGCGATGATCGAAATGGCGGAGAATTTCGAGACCAGCGTCCGCAGCGTACTGGACCGCGTGGCCCAGGCTGCCGGCGAGATGCAGGACATGGCCGAACGCATGACCCGCAGCGCCGACCTGACCGCCGGGGAGGCGACGACCGCCGCCGGCAGTTCCCAGCAGGCCGAAGGCAACGTCAAGGCGGTCGCCGCCGCGACGGAGGAGCTGTCGGCCTCCATCCAGGAGATCGGCAGTCAGGTCCACGCCTCCAGCCAGATCGCCCGCAAGGCGGCGGAAGAGGCAGAGCGGACCGACCGCACTGTGGAGGGGCTGGCCCAGACCGCCGGCCGCATCGGCGAGGTGGTCGGGCTGATCCAGTCCATCGCCGGCCAGACCAACCTGCTGGCGCTCAACGCCACCATCGAAGCGGCGCGCGCCGGGGAGGCCGGCAAGGGCTTCGCCGTCGTGGCGAGCGAGGTGAAGGGGCTCGCCACCCAGACCGCGAAGGCGACGGAGGAGATCTCCGCCCAGATCGCCGCCATGCAGTCGGTGACGCAGGAGGCGGTGGACGCCATCCGCTCCATCGCCGGCACCATCCGCGAGGTGAACGAGATCGCCGCCACCATCGCCGCCGCGGTGGAACAGCAGAGTGCCGCCACCCGCGAGATCGCCCGCAATGTCGGCGAAGCGGCGGACAGCACCCAGCATGTCCGCGGCAACATCGACTCCGTCGCCGACGCGGCACGGGAATCGGGGGAGTCCGCCAACCGCGTTCTGTCGGCCTCCTCCACCGTGCAGGACCAACTGCGGACCCTGTCCGGTCAGGTCGATGCGCTGGTGGAAGAGATGCGGGCGGCCTGA
- a CDS encoding Crp/Fnr family transcriptional regulator, whose amino-acid sequence MDMSVKKTSINAAWRGLANCRGCGIRESALFADLTESDFNLIHLPIDEMTVAPGAALYHVGDEPTALFTVRGGLVKLVQYLPNGGQRIVRLLRTGDTAGLEAALGEPYRHTAIAIHPVLTCRIPRAVIQRLSEETQHLHQQLMRRWHQAVERADAFLVELGTGSARARVARLFLTLVDDHGECDFFGREDVGAVLGITTETASRVVAELKRQGLLNEMRPNRFHCNVDALRDLADGP is encoded by the coding sequence ATGGACATGAGCGTGAAGAAGACCAGCATCAACGCGGCATGGCGGGGGCTGGCGAACTGCAGGGGGTGCGGCATCCGGGAATCGGCACTGTTCGCCGATCTGACCGAATCCGATTTCAACCTGATCCATCTGCCCATCGACGAAATGACGGTGGCGCCGGGGGCGGCGCTCTACCATGTCGGGGACGAGCCGACGGCCCTCTTCACCGTGCGCGGCGGGCTGGTGAAACTGGTGCAGTATCTGCCCAACGGCGGCCAGCGCATCGTCCGGCTCTTACGCACCGGGGACACCGCCGGGCTGGAGGCGGCGCTGGGCGAACCCTATCGCCACACCGCCATCGCCATTCATCCGGTCCTGACCTGCCGCATCCCCCGTGCCGTGATCCAGCGCCTGTCGGAGGAGACGCAGCACCTGCACCAGCAGTTGATGCGGCGCTGGCATCAGGCGGTGGAGCGCGCCGACGCTTTCCTGGTCGAACTCGGCACCGGCAGCGCGCGGGCGCGGGTCGCCCGGCTGTTCCTGACCCTGGTGGACGACCACGGCGAATGCGACTTCTTCGGGCGGGAGGATGTCGGCGCCGTGCTGGGCATCACCACCGAGACCGCCAGCCGCGTCGTCGCCGAACTGAAGCGGCAGGGCCTGCTGAACGAGATGCGGCCCAACCGTTTCCACTGCAACGTAGACGCCCTGCGGGACCTGGCGGACGGGCCGTAG